The Sulfurimonas aquatica genomic sequence AATTGTTGAACTATGATATCCTTTTCATGACTATCTGTTGCTGACACAAAAATCTGAATGCAATCTAGTAACACCCTTTATAGTCTTTAAACGACTTCTTCCCAGCAGTTCTTTAGATTCTCTAAAAAAGCTTCTACCTCTTCATCACTTGATTGATACTTATCTATCTCATCTTTTGTAATTTTTACAGCTTCTATACAAGTTGCTATTATCTCTTCATACTCTTTTTGAGATAGGCCACAACTCTGTTTAGCAAAAGTTTTATATGTTTTTTCCTTCCACCAAAGTTTTCCACCACTGAGTTTCAAAGCAGGTATGTCATTTTTAATATATACGGTTGTAGTTATTACATCATATATAGGTGCTAGTCTTGCATCCTGATAATCATCTTCATACAATACACCGTAGTTCTTTAAGTGTCCGTCTCCATTTCTTAAAAGATGATTCATTATAAGTGCTGTAAAAAAGTCTTTTAATGCTTTTTTTCTTGTTTGTGGACTAACTACATCTTTTATAACTCTTACTACCTCTTCATAACTACCATTATATTTCTCATCAGTCCCTCTAGCAGTAAGTACACACATATCTTCAAAGCCTAAATATGATTCATCATCTTTTATGTCAAACCGTTTCATTATAAACATTGAAAGATCTTCACTTAGATAAAAATCTGGTGTATCAAGACCAGCATTTACAACCGCTCTCATACAAAAGTACTCGTTAAGTGCAAGTTGTGGATATGTTTTCTCCCATGACTTAACTATGTAATGCTCAAACTTCATTGTATTTTTGTTTTGGGCTGTGAGAAGTAGCTTTGGCTGAACACCTGATACTCCTGAGCGAATTGCATATTTTTGCATTAACTCTTCAAAGAGGTCTGTTTTAGTATTTTTTAATATATCATCTAACTTTAATCTCTCGCTTTCTTCACTTAAAAAGTTAAACTTTACACGACCAAGCATATAGGGACCGATTAACTTTAAAAAATTAATATCATCCATCTCTTGGATTTTTGCAAAGTGGTTTTTTATTGCCTCTTTTAAAGAACCCTCTGGCATATTCATCTCAAAAATTGGATGGAGTTTTTTTGAGTTCCAGCTTGATTTGCGTATAGGCATCGTTAAAGATACCACAGAGGTAGAATTATCTAGATAATTAAAAACATATTGCTCATCTTCATAAGCTAAGTTACCAGAGAGTTCTTTATTGATATAGACTTTTAAGCTGCTATCTTTCATCTTGCAACTCTTCTAATGTTTTTGGTCTACCTTTCATTCTTATATTAAGCTCATAGCCGAGAAGATCTAAAATAGTCTCAACTTTTTTGATACCAACTTCATCTACAAAACCATTTTCTATCTTGCTTATAGTCCTTTTAGTGATACCAGAGTAGTTCTCTAAATCATCTTGGGACCATTTTTTACTCTTTCTTAAAGATTTTATCTCTAAACCTAACTCATTAAGTGTCATAGTAAGTCCTAATTTCAGAAGTATATTTCTTATAGTATCAGTAAAATACTTAATAATGTATTATACTTCCTATATTGTTCACTGGAACTATCGAGTATAAATCAGAGATGCATCACTCACTATTAGCTACATAGTTTGTACAATTTAGGAGCTTTATATTAATGCACTATAAGCAATAATCGCCATCTAAGAATTAGAAAAATAAATTTAAAGGAATTGCATATCTCTGATGCTCCTAATCCCCAAAAGAAAGTATATCCTTACCCAAATAGAGTATAATTCCAACAACATTTAAGGATGACTTCTTTTGAAAATTAACAATATGTTAAAGGCATCTATTTTTATACTTTGTGAAGATTTAACTACTATAGCAAAAATCTTACTCCCTTTTTCAAGTATTAAATCTATCTCTTTTTTGTCATTTGTTCTGTAGTAATATATCTTAGTTTGAGTTGTACTCTAACTGATGTGCTTTAGCAGCTCACTATAGACAAATGTCTCTACTGCATCTCCTTTGTGAACTGAATTTATAAGTTCATCAGCACTGCTAATATCAAGTAGGTGAGAGAATACTCCACTATTTGTCATGAAAAGCTTTTGTGACTTTATAAATTGTGTTGAGATATTTGAGCTATACGGTTGAAAAAGCGATATCTGATAAATCATTTCCAATATCTCTTATGTCTCGTTCTACATATGTACTAATATAAGAGTTATACCATAATGATTTCCCTCTTATGGAGTCTATCTTTAAAATCTCAGGGTATTCCCCATTGATTATTGCAGTTAAAATTTCTTCATACGATATTGCTATACTCTTTAATCCATCCACCCCTTTGCTAAAGAAAATATCTATTAGCCTCTCTAAAAAACAGATTATTATAGAAGCAAACTTTTTTGAATTTGAAATAACATTTTAAATATTTTCCAGTTCAAATACAATATCAGGGTAGTCTTACAGTGTGAATAGTAGAGAAAAGTGCAATAAATTAGATAAATATAGATTCTATAAATAGGAAAAATTTATAAAAAAATATGAAAAATGAAATTATTATAAATAATATATATGGAAAATCAGTTTTCAACAGTATGGGTAATTTAGAACCTAAAAGTAGATCTATTTTTATTGTTCATATAATATTTTAGTATAAATAGTTGTGATAAAATGAGTTGTAAACTTTTTAAAACTATTTGAAAAATACCACTAATTGCTGCTCATCGTGGAGCTTTCTCTTTAGTATGGGTGTGAATAGTGATATCTACTAGGAGTATGAAATGTCAAGTTTAGCATGGCTTAGCAAAAAGTTAGAGAGTGAAAAAGTACTCTGTCAAGCCTGTTCTCACTCTTGTGTTCTAAAAGAGGGAGAGTATGGTATTTGTGGCGTTAGAAAAGTTGAAAATGGTGAACTACAACTCTTGGTCTATGGTTTAGCTGCAGCTATAAACGTAGATCCAGTTGAGAAGAAGCCGATGTTTCACTTTCTACCAAATACTAAGGCCTTTTCTTTAGGTACGGTTGGGTGTAATCTCTCATGTACTTTTTGTCAAAATTATTCGATTTCTCAGTATCCAAAAGAGAATGCTCATCAGATAGCGGGACGAGAACTCTCACCCCAACAAATAGTTGATTTAGCAATACAAAATGGGTGTGATTCTATAGCATACACCTATAATGAGCCAATAGTCTTTTTTGAATATACCTATGACACTGCAAAGCTAGCACATGCAAGAGGGCTTAAAAACATCTATGTTACTAGTGGCTACGAAACGAAAAAAGCGATTGATCTACTTGCTCCCTACATTGATGGGATGAACATAGATATAAAGTCCTTTTCAAATGAGTTTTATAAAGAGATTTGTGGAGCAAAACTCAAACCTGTTCTAGAGAGCGTAAAATATGCTAAAGAGAATGGGATATGGGTTGAGATAACGACTTTAATCATCCCTGATAAAAATGATTCTATGGAGGAGCTTCGCTCCATAGCAAACTTTATTGCTAGCGTTGATAACTCAATCCCTTGGCATATCTCAGCTTTTCATCCTATGTACAAGATGTTAGACGCTCCTAGAACGCCTTTTAGCACTCTTAAAAAAGCTTATGATATTGGCAAAGAAGAGGGTTTAAAATATATATACCTTGGAAATGTGGATGATGAAAAGCGTGAATCTACCTACTGTCCAAAGTGCAATAATGGCGTTATAAGAAGAAATGGAAGGATAGGGGAGCATGTTACTAACCATCTAGATGAGAATGGCGTTTGTCCCCACTGTTCTTATGAGTTAGAGGGAGTCTGGAAATAATAATCTTTAGAGTTCATTTTTCTCACCATATGAGACAATATGAGTATCTATATGTAATTTTTCTGTTATCATCTCTTTAAAAGTTTGTTGGGCTATCTTTTCTCCATGAATAATAAATACTTTTTTAAGATTTTTAATCTTTGAAATCCAGTGAATCATACCCTCTTGGTCAGCATGCGCTGAAAAGCCATTTATAGTATGTATGGAAGCTTTTACAATAATGTCTTCATTGTAAATATTTATCCACTCAGCACCCTCAATAATCTCTCTGCCTAAAGTTCCCATTGCTTGGTACCCAACAAAAACTATGGCGTTTTTACTCTCCCAGATTTTGTGTTTAAAGTGACGGGTGATTCTTCCACCATTGCACATACCGCTACCGGCTATTATGATTGCTCTTGAGTCTATGTCGTTGATGGCTTTTGACTCTTCTGGCTCTTCAGTGTAAGTAAGCCATTCAAAGTCAAATACAGAACCATTCTCTTTGATGTTTTCTTGGCAGTTTTCATTTAACTCTTCAGAGTACTTATGATAAACGTCTGTAGCTTTTGTAGCCATAGGACTATCTAGAAACACTTGGCACTTTGGCAGCTCTTTTTTCTGATGCATATCGCGTAAAATGTAGAGCAACTCTTGTGTTCTCTCAACCGCAAAAGAGGGGATTAAAACATTTCCACCTGCATTTATTGTTTTGATGATCACTTCTTTAAATTCGGCTATGGTTGATTCTATTGGTTGATGGTTTCTATCGCCATAAGTAGACTCAACATATAAAAAATCCGCTTTTTTACACTTTTGCAAATTTGGAAGCACAATGTTGTTGTCATTTCCAATATCGCCTGAGAAAACTACCGTATGAGAAACGCCATCTTGCATGTAAGAAATCTCTAAAAAAGCTGCACCGAGGATATGCCCAGCGTTACGGTAAGCAACACTAACTCCCTCGCAAATTTCATAATACTCATCGTACTCTGTCTCTACCCACTCTTTGTTGAATGTGCTTTGAACGTCGAGAGGGCCATAGAGTGGTTTTTGTAGTTTTTTCTCTGTGGCTTTTCGAGCCGCTTTTTTATACTTTGTTTCAAAGTCTTCATTCATGATTTTTGCGCTATCCATAAGAATGATATAGGCTAAGTCTTTGGTTGCGGGGGTGGCGTATATCTTGCCTTTAAAGCCCTCTTTTACAAGTTTTGGAATACGACCTATATGGTCAAGGTGAGCATGTGTGACTAAGAGGTAATCTATCTTTGAGGGATCAAAAGCAAAAGGTCTTTGATTTTGATCCTCTTCTTCGCCTTGAAACATACCACAATCTATCATGATGGAGATACCATCAACTTCTAAAATATGGCAAGATCCAGTGACCTCTTGTGTAGCTCCGTAGGATGTAACTGTTGGCATAATAGACTCCTATAGTAATGATTATTATCTATACTATAGCGTCTATTAAATAATTTTATAGTTTATTTGATATAAATATCTGTAAAATATTCTCTTAAACTTTTAAAGAGCTACTCCAGATACCGTGTAGGTTACATCCAGCTTTAGCACTAAGAGTTTTAACGCCATCTAGTTTAACACTAAATGATGCAGTTCCACGAGAGATTTCAGCTTCTAGTGTAGAAGTTCCTACTTTTTTCCCATCAGCGGATAAAGAGATAAAGTCAATCCAGTGCGCTGGAGTACTTGGGTGAATAATTCCACCTTGTCCAACTGTGATTTCTACTAAAGTATAACCCTTAGAATCTTTTGTGCCTAGAGTTATCTGTGGCGTATGTTTAAGTTCACCAGGCGCTAGTTTTTTTGGATCTTTTGGAGTCATTTCCATACGGTTCATATATGGAGCCTCTTTAGCACTAGCTGTTACTGCAACACCAAGTGCAGCGATTGTAGATAATTTTATAGCTTCTCTTCTGTTCATTTTTTATTCCTTATTATTTGGTTGGTTATCTGTAATTTTATCATCTTTATATTAACTCTTTATCACTTGGTAATTAAAACGAAAATTATTAAAGTTAAAATAAATGAGATACTTTTCCATAAGAGAAGAGGATTCCTCTCTAATAGTGGTGGACGGCTATTTTTTAAAAACTCAGAGTTAGGATGACGTAAATCATAAATAAATTCTGAGAGTTCATTATAACGATAATATGGATTGACTTGAAGCGCTTTTTTAAGAGTCTCTTCTATCCATATCGGTATGTTCTTCTCATCAGAGTAAAGATGAGTGTACTTTAGTTTTCGTTGCTCTTTTTTTGTTTTATATCTGGCTACTTCCACTCCATAGGGAAGTTTACCGCTTATCATCTGGTAAACTATAACGCCAAGTGAGAAGACATCGCTAGATGCAGTGCCACTCTCTCCTATAAAATACTCAGGAGCTGAGTACTGTGCTGTTCCTTGAAGGTTTTCTTGTTCTATAAAAGAGTTTATATCAGAGATCCCTTCAACTCTTGTTGAGCCAAAGTCTATGATTTTAACAGCACCATTTTTATCTATGAGAACATTTTCTGGACGTAAGTCTTGATGGATCATCTCGAGTCTATGAAAGGCTTGAATGCCTCTAGCGATTTGTTCAGCCATTAAACGCACACTCTCCATATCTGGATTCGGATTATCAATCATCCATTGCGTTAGCGTTTGTCCTTCTATATACTCTGTGACAATATAGATATAGTTACGCTGTCGAGAAGCGAGATATGATTTGGCCACATTTGTATTATTTATACGAATGGCGATCCACTCCTCCATCATAAATCTCTCTAGATAAGCCTTGTCATCTTGAAACTCTAAAGATGGTGTTTTTATAACGACTTGCTCGTTTGTATCATCATCAATGGCCAAGTAGACATGACTTCTGCTTGTACCACTAAGTTCACGTACAATTGTGTAACCATCAAAGGACTCTCTTTCACTCAGTATCGGAGCAAATGGTTTGTTGGTAAGCTCTTGCGTTATTTCATTTATCTCTCTATCGGGTAAAGAATCAACTCTAACAAGTTGTACCGTTATGTTGTCGTCACTCTTATTTGCATAGGCATGCTTACCTAGGATATCTGCTATTTTTTCAAAACTATCACTGTTGTCTATTACTGAACTTATTATAAATTTTTCTTCAAGAAACTCGTAAACGCCATCGGTCATAAAGAGATATACATCATTTTCTTGAACTTGAAAACTCTTATAATCAAGATAGATATGTGAATCAATTCCTAAAGCGCGAGAGAGATAACTTTTCTCACTTGAAACCCAAATGCGATGATCGTCCGTGAGTAGTTCAAGCTCCGCGTCTCTAAGACGATATATTCGTGAGTCCCCAATATGAAATATATGTGCTGTAGTCGAGCGAAGAACCATCGCACTTAAAGTACAGACATAACCTCTGTTCTTATCATAATGGTATTGGCCCTGCTTGCTTTGTGAGTACAGCCAAGAGTTTGTAGCGTTAATGACTCTTTGGGCTGATTTATTTACACTCCATGTCTCTGGTGTTGAGAAATAATCGCTCAAAAATGACGTAACGGCGGTTTTACTAGCGACTTGGCTCACAGCACTACTACTTATGCCATCAGCTAAGGCGATTGCAATGCCTTTACTTGTAAGTTGGGGTTCTTTTGGGATTAAAACATCATGAAAATCTTGATTTATCTCTTTTACTCCCTTGTCGGAGTACTCGCTAACTGATACTGCAAGTTTTTTTTTCATATTTTAAGACCCTTTGAGCTTTAGATAAAAAGAGTGTAAGAAAAACCATTATATTTTGGTTTCTCTTACATTTTTCAAGTAGATATTATAACTTCTACCAAGATTTAT encodes the following:
- a CDS encoding type II toxin-antitoxin system HipA family toxin, coding for MKDSSLKVYINKELSGNLAYEDEQYVFNYLDNSTSVVSLTMPIRKSSWNSKKLHPIFEMNMPEGSLKEAIKNHFAKIQEMDDINFLKLIGPYMLGRVKFNFLSEESERLKLDDILKNTKTDLFEELMQKYAIRSGVSGVQPKLLLTAQNKNTMKFEHYIVKSWEKTYPQLALNEYFCMRAVVNAGLDTPDFYLSEDLSMFIMKRFDIKDDESYLGFEDMCVLTARGTDEKYNGSYEEVVRVIKDVVSPQTRKKALKDFFTALIMNHLLRNGDGHLKNYGVLYEDDYQDARLAPIYDVITTTVYIKNDIPALKLSGGKLWWKEKTYKTFAKQSCGLSQKEYEEIIATCIEAVKITKDEIDKYQSSDEEVEAFLENLKNCWEEVV
- a CDS encoding helix-turn-helix domain-containing protein, with the translated sequence MTLNELGLEIKSLRKSKKWSQDDLENYSGITKRTISKIENGFVDEVGIKKVETILDLLGYELNIRMKGRPKTLEELQDER
- the amrS gene encoding AmmeMemoRadiSam system radical SAM enzyme yields the protein MSSLAWLSKKLESEKVLCQACSHSCVLKEGEYGICGVRKVENGELQLLVYGLAAAINVDPVEKKPMFHFLPNTKAFSLGTVGCNLSCTFCQNYSISQYPKENAHQIAGRELSPQQIVDLAIQNGCDSIAYTYNEPIVFFEYTYDTAKLAHARGLKNIYVTSGYETKKAIDLLAPYIDGMNIDIKSFSNEFYKEICGAKLKPVLESVKYAKENGIWVEITTLIIPDKNDSMEELRSIANFIASVDNSIPWHISAFHPMYKMLDAPRTPFSTLKKAYDIGKEEGLKYIYLGNVDDEKRESTYCPKCNNGVIRRNGRIGEHVTNHLDENGVCPHCSYELEGVWK
- a CDS encoding MBL fold metallo-hydrolase RNA specificity domain-containing protein yields the protein MPTVTSYGATQEVTGSCHILEVDGISIMIDCGMFQGEEEDQNQRPFAFDPSKIDYLLVTHAHLDHIGRIPKLVKEGFKGKIYATPATKDLAYIILMDSAKIMNEDFETKYKKAARKATEKKLQKPLYGPLDVQSTFNKEWVETEYDEYYEICEGVSVAYRNAGHILGAAFLEISYMQDGVSHTVVFSGDIGNDNNIVLPNLQKCKKADFLYVESTYGDRNHQPIESTIAEFKEVIIKTINAGGNVLIPSFAVERTQELLYILRDMHQKKELPKCQVFLDSPMATKATDVYHKYSEELNENCQENIKENGSVFDFEWLTYTEEPEESKAINDIDSRAIIIAGSGMCNGGRITRHFKHKIWESKNAIVFVGYQAMGTLGREIIEGAEWINIYNEDIIVKASIHTINGFSAHADQEGMIHWISKIKNLKKVFIIHGEKIAQQTFKEMITEKLHIDTHIVSYGEKNEL
- a CDS encoding desulfoferrodoxin family protein translates to MNRREAIKLSTIAALGVAVTASAKEAPYMNRMEMTPKDPKKLAPGELKHTPQITLGTKDSKGYTLVEITVGQGGIIHPSTPAHWIDFISLSADGKKVGTSTLEAEISRGTASFSVKLDGVKTLSAKAGCNLHGIWSSSLKV
- a CDS encoding bifunctional protein-serine/threonine kinase/phosphatase, with product MKKKLAVSVSEYSDKGVKEINQDFHDVLIPKEPQLTSKGIAIALADGISSSAVSQVASKTAVTSFLSDYFSTPETWSVNKSAQRVINATNSWLYSQSKQGQYHYDKNRGYVCTLSAMVLRSTTAHIFHIGDSRIYRLRDAELELLTDDHRIWVSSEKSYLSRALGIDSHIYLDYKSFQVQENDVYLFMTDGVYEFLEEKFIISSVIDNSDSFEKIADILGKHAYANKSDDNITVQLVRVDSLPDREINEITQELTNKPFAPILSERESFDGYTIVRELSGTSRSHVYLAIDDDTNEQVVIKTPSLEFQDDKAYLERFMMEEWIAIRINNTNVAKSYLASRQRNYIYIVTEYIEGQTLTQWMIDNPNPDMESVRLMAEQIARGIQAFHRLEMIHQDLRPENVLIDKNGAVKIIDFGSTRVEGISDINSFIEQENLQGTAQYSAPEYFIGESGTASSDVFSLGVIVYQMISGKLPYGVEVARYKTKKEQRKLKYTHLYSDEKNIPIWIEETLKKALQVNPYYRYNELSEFIYDLRHPNSEFLKNSRPPLLERNPLLLWKSISFILTLIIFVLITK